One genomic region from Haloarcula sp. DT43 encodes:
- a CDS encoding redoxin domain-containing protein, with translation MLDTGDPAPDFDLPGTAADGVGTYRLSAATNRAPAVVAFVPGGDPASRGFLEALAEADWATVADAVAVFGVLPANVDDCRSLAAALSLPYPLLADTHGVATQFGVGKPDGSVQRAAFVVDRRCRVHAATTVGDSDESEGLDAVLRGLADL, from the coding sequence ATGCTCGACACTGGCGACCCCGCGCCCGACTTCGACCTGCCGGGGACCGCAGCCGACGGCGTCGGTACCTACCGGCTCTCGGCGGCGACGAACCGCGCCCCGGCAGTCGTTGCGTTCGTTCCCGGCGGTGACCCCGCTTCCCGTGGCTTCCTCGAAGCCCTGGCGGAAGCGGACTGGGCGACCGTCGCCGACGCCGTGGCCGTCTTCGGCGTGCTCCCGGCGAACGTGGACGACTGCCGGTCGCTCGCGGCGGCGCTGTCGCTCCCCTATCCGCTGTTGGCCGACACCCACGGCGTCGCTACCCAGTTCGGCGTCGGGAAGCCGGACGGGAGCGTCCAGCGGGCGGCGTTCGTCGTCGACCGCCGGTGCCGTGTGCATGCCGCGACGACCGTCGGCGACTCGGACGAGAGCGAGGGGCTGGACGCGGTGCTGCGCGGCCTCGCCGACCTGTAG
- a CDS encoding universal stress protein — MYEHILFPTDGSDGAAVALAHARELAETHDATLHVMTVLDTSSPHIGMTAAGTEGASSGMVAEEHDASEPGVVGEEHGIESSLRERAQAIVEAAADEVDTVETVTAVERGPPHRAILDYAADNDLDLVVMGTHGRTGIERYLLGSVAEKVVRTSDVPVLTVRLGADGD; from the coding sequence ATGTACGAACACATCCTCTTCCCGACCGACGGCAGCGACGGGGCGGCGGTCGCGCTGGCGCACGCGCGGGAACTGGCCGAGACACACGACGCGACGTTACACGTCATGACCGTCCTCGATACGTCCTCGCCACACATCGGGATGACCGCCGCGGGCACGGAGGGGGCATCGTCCGGGATGGTCGCGGAGGAACACGACGCGTCTGAGCCCGGCGTGGTCGGCGAGGAGCACGGCATCGAGTCGTCGCTCCGGGAGCGGGCGCAGGCCATCGTCGAGGCGGCGGCCGACGAAGTCGACACGGTCGAGACCGTCACCGCCGTCGAACGCGGCCCCCCGCACCGCGCGATTCTCGACTACGCCGCCGACAACGACCTCGACCTCGTCGTGATGGGGACCCACGGCCGGACCGGCATCGAGCGGTATCTGCTCGGGAGCGTCGCCGAGAAGGTCGTTCGAACGTCCGACGTACCCGTGCTGACCGTGCGACTCGGTGCCGACGGGGACTGA
- the nth gene encoding endonuclease III encodes MGTPLDSREAQATEVVDRLHEEYPDSAISLHYSDRLELLVAVVLSAQCTDERVNEVTADLFETYRGAEDYAAATEEELAEAIYGITFHNNKGGYLQGIGEILVEEHDGEVPDTMSELTDLPGVGRKTANVVLQHGHDIVEGIVVDTHVQRLSRRLGLTEEERPEAIEQDLLDVVPEDEWQQFTHLLIDHGRAVCGARSADCGACVLADICPSEQGDGEVDLASGEAW; translated from the coding sequence ATGGGAACGCCGCTGGATTCGCGCGAGGCACAGGCCACGGAGGTCGTCGACCGACTCCACGAGGAGTACCCCGATTCGGCGATTTCACTGCACTACAGCGACCGGCTCGAACTGCTGGTCGCCGTCGTCCTCTCGGCGCAGTGTACCGACGAGCGGGTCAACGAGGTCACGGCGGACCTGTTCGAGACGTACCGGGGCGCCGAGGACTACGCCGCGGCCACCGAGGAGGAACTCGCGGAGGCCATCTACGGCATCACGTTCCACAACAACAAGGGCGGCTACCTCCAGGGCATCGGCGAGATTCTCGTCGAGGAACACGACGGCGAGGTCCCCGACACGATGTCGGAACTGACGGACCTCCCGGGCGTCGGCCGCAAGACGGCCAACGTCGTCCTCCAGCACGGCCACGACATCGTCGAGGGCATCGTCGTCGACACGCACGTCCAGCGGCTCTCGCGGCGGCTGGGACTTACCGAGGAAGAGCGGCCCGAGGCCATCGAGCAGGACCTCCTCGACGTGGTCCCCGAGGACGAGTGGCAGCAGTTCACGCACCTGCTCATCGACCACGGGCGCGCGGTGTGTGGTGCGCGCTCGGCCGACTGCGGGGCGTGCGTCCTCGCGGACATCTGTCCGTCCGAGCAGGGCGACGGCGAGGTCGACCTCGCCAGCGGCGAGGCGTGGTAG
- a CDS encoding PRC-barrel domain-containing protein: protein MENLPQEITALVGREVYSKNGVFVGEVEDLRLELDRKEVTGLALHQLNTELFEEDVNAARGVIIPYRWVQAVGDIVIVSDIVERLRQPETGDEEEEVPA, encoded by the coding sequence ATGGAGAATCTGCCACAGGAGATTACAGCCCTCGTCGGCCGCGAGGTGTACTCGAAAAACGGCGTGTTCGTCGGCGAGGTCGAGGACCTCCGTCTCGAACTCGACCGCAAGGAGGTCACGGGGCTCGCCCTCCACCAGCTCAACACCGAACTGTTCGAGGAAGACGTCAACGCGGCGCGGGGCGTCATCATCCCGTACCGGTGGGTCCAGGCCGTCGGCGACATCGTCATCGTCAGCGACATCGTCGAACGGCTCCGCCAGCCCGAGACCGGCGACGAAGAAGAGGAAGTCCCCGCCTAG
- a CDS encoding DHH family phosphoesterase produces MSAASGITMASMSTYAILGCGSVGHAVAEELVEEGKDVLILDADEGRVEALRDQDLNAQQADIREADVAQTVADRDVVLIMSPDVTANAEAVQNIRESGGEQFIVARADDPVSADDLTDLGADVVINPSAVIADSALRALETGELEYKASQLGDVIDGTEERMAILIHRSPDPDSIASAAALRAIAASRDVEADIIYEGEIGHQENRAFVNLLGIELTSNEDVDLEEYDTFALVDVAKGGEPAIDSVDIVVDHYEHEHELEHDATFSDIRPNISATSTILTKYIQELDLNLDQSVATALLYGIRAETLDFKRDTTPADLTAAAYLYPFADHDTLEQVESPSMSPETLDVLAEAIRNREVQGSHLVSNAGFIRDRDALAQAAQHLLNLEGITTTAVFAIADDTIYLAARSKDIRMNIGKVLSDAFGGMGETAGHSTDASVEIPLGIFTGLDTSDDNRDTLLELTEEAVKRKLFEAMGVDSSSSESSNGS; encoded by the coding sequence ATGAGTGCAGCCAGCGGCATCACGATGGCCTCTATGTCGACCTACGCCATCCTTGGGTGTGGGAGTGTCGGCCACGCCGTGGCGGAGGAACTCGTCGAGGAGGGGAAGGACGTCCTCATCCTCGACGCCGACGAGGGGCGGGTCGAGGCGCTCCGTGACCAGGACCTCAACGCACAGCAGGCCGACATCCGCGAGGCCGACGTCGCTCAGACGGTCGCCGACCGCGACGTGGTGCTCATCATGTCCCCGGACGTAACCGCCAACGCGGAAGCGGTCCAGAACATCCGCGAGTCCGGCGGCGAACAGTTCATCGTCGCCCGCGCCGACGACCCGGTGTCGGCCGACGACCTCACCGACCTCGGTGCCGACGTGGTCATCAACCCCTCCGCGGTCATCGCGGACTCGGCGCTCCGGGCGCTCGAAACGGGCGAACTGGAGTACAAGGCCTCACAGCTCGGGGACGTCATCGACGGGACCGAGGAGCGCATGGCGATTCTGATTCACCGGTCGCCGGACCCGGACTCCATCGCTTCGGCGGCCGCGCTGCGGGCCATCGCCGCGAGCCGCGACGTGGAGGCCGACATCATCTACGAGGGGGAAATCGGCCACCAGGAGAACCGTGCGTTCGTCAACCTCCTGGGTATCGAACTGACCTCGAACGAGGACGTCGACCTGGAGGAGTACGACACGTTCGCCCTGGTCGACGTCGCCAAGGGCGGCGAACCGGCAATCGACTCGGTCGACATCGTCGTCGACCACTACGAGCACGAACACGAACTGGAACACGACGCCACCTTCTCGGACATCCGGCCGAATATCTCGGCCACGTCGACGATTCTGACGAAGTACATCCAGGAGCTGGACCTCAATCTCGACCAGAGCGTCGCCACGGCGCTTCTGTACGGCATCCGGGCCGAGACGCTGGATTTCAAGCGGGACACGACGCCGGCGGACCTGACCGCCGCGGCGTACCTGTACCCGTTCGCCGACCACGACACGCTCGAACAGGTCGAGTCACCGTCGATGAGTCCGGAGACGCTGGACGTGCTCGCCGAGGCCATCCGGAACCGCGAGGTCCAGGGGAGCCACCTCGTCTCCAACGCCGGGTTCATCAGGGACCGCGACGCGCTGGCCCAGGCGGCCCAACACCTCCTGAATCTGGAGGGGATAACGACGACGGCCGTCTTCGCCATCGCCGACGACACCATCTACCTCGCCGCGCGCTCGAAGGACATCCGGATGAACATCGGGAAGGTGCTGTCGGACGCCTTCGGCGGGATGGGTGAGACGGCGGGCCACTCCACCGACGCCAGCGTCGAGATACCGCTGGGCATCTTCACCGGCCTGGATACGAGCGACGACAACCGGGACACCCTGCTAGAACTCACCGAAGAAGCGGTCAAACGGAAGCTGTTCGAAGCGATGGGCGTCGACAGTTCCAGTAGCGAGAGTTCGAACGGGAGCTAG